One region of Limnospira fusiformis SAG 85.79 genomic DNA includes:
- a CDS encoding type II toxin-antitoxin system RelE/ParE family toxin translates to MSELLKPVEWVGSSLEDLKEFPEEVRQGVGYALYLAQCGEKHPSAKPLKGFKGAGVLEVVEDFDGDTYRAVYTLKLAGVVYVLHAFQKKSKKGIATPKQDIELIEGRLKRAKEHYSEHYINQQ, encoded by the coding sequence ATGAGTGAATTACTAAAACCAGTTGAGTGGGTTGGCAGTTCTCTTGAGGATTTAAAGGAGTTCCCGGAGGAGGTTCGGCAAGGTGTTGGTTATGCGCTATATCTGGCTCAATGTGGTGAAAAGCACCCGTCTGCGAAACCACTCAAAGGCTTTAAGGGGGCTGGGGTGCTTGAAGTTGTCGAAGATTTTGACGGAGACACTTATCGAGCCGTTTACACTTTAAAGTTAGCGGGGGTGGTCTATGTCCTCCACGCTTTTCAGAAGAAGTCAAAAAAAGGGATTGCCACGCCTAAGCAGGATATTGAGCTAATCGAGGGAAGGCTTAAACGTGCCAAAGAACATTACTCCGAACATTACATCAATCAGCAGTAA
- a CDS encoding type II toxin-antitoxin system HicB family antitoxin, translating to MKIKAIIHPAEEGGYWVEVPALPGCITEGDTWEEVTQNLQDAVEGWLSVANNSRKKTEPTDEIVEKQGWFLQRITGSH from the coding sequence ATGAAAATTAAAGCCATTATTCATCCAGCAGAAGAAGGGGGTTATTGGGTAGAAGTCCCAGCCCTTCCCGGTTGCATTACCGAAGGTGATACCTGGGAAGAGGTCACGCAGAATTTACAAGACGCCGTTGAGGGTTGGCTGAGTGTTGCGAATAATAGCCGGAAAAAAACAGAGCCCACAGACGAAATTGTGGAAAAACAGGGCTGGTTTTTACAGAGAATTACAGGAAGCCACTAG
- a CDS encoding type II toxin-antitoxin system HicA family toxin: MYDNPPEPKILSIPVHSNQELKIGTLKALMKVANLTEEDL; encoded by the coding sequence ATTTACGACAATCCCCCAGAACCCAAAATTCTCTCTATTCCTGTCCATAGTAATCAGGAATTAAAAATTGGCACTTTAAAGGCATTGATGAAAGTAGCCAATCTCACCGAGGAGGACTTGTGA